The nucleotide window GCGCGATTCACGAAGCCGGGTTCGAGTGCGGCATTCATACGTGGGATCACGTGTACTGGCAGGACAACGTGCGCAAGCGTGACGCGCAATGGACCGCGCGCCAGATGCAGAAGAGCCACGACCGCTTCACGCGCATCTTCGGCACGCCGCCCGTCACGCACGGCGCAGCGGGCTGGCAGATGAACGAGGCTGCCTTCGAGCAGATCGACACGTGGGGCATGAAGTACGCCTCGGACGGGCGTGGCCATTCGCCCTACCGTCCGGTGGTGGCGGGCCGCACGTTGAACCACGTGCAAATGCCCACCACGCTGCCCACGCTCGACGAGGTGCTCGGGGTAGATGGCGTCGATACCGACACGGTCGCCGCGTGGATGCTCAAGCGCACCGAAAACAACCCGCACGACCAGGTGTTCACGCTGCATGCCGAACTCGAAGGCCAGAAGCTCGCGCCGGTGTTCGAGCAGTTGCTCGCGGGCTGGCGCGCGCAAGGCCACACGTTTGCCACGATGGGTGACTATCATGCGACGCTGGACCCGGCTTCGCTGCCATCGTACCCTGTCACCTGGGGCGAGATCGCCGGCCGCTCAGGCGAGCTGATCGTTCAGCCCGACTGAATCCGCCGCCCGCGCGTCGCGGGATGCCTGCCACGGCCCGCGCCCACGCAAAGCCCCCGCCGCGGGCGGCACGCCGACCCGGCGAAACGGCGCCGTGCGCTGCGGCAACGCCAGCCAATAACAAAGGGAGAGCCACGTGCCTGACGTGACCATCGCAGTCGACCACCCTGTTCCGGACTTTACCGCCCCCGCCACCGGAGGCGACTTCACGCTTTCGAGCCTGAAGGGCAGCAAGGTGGTGCTGTACTTCTATCCGAAAGACAACACGCCGGGCTGCACGACCGAAGGCCTGCAGTTCCGCGACCTCTCTCCGAAGTTCAAGAAGGCCGGCGCGCAGATCGTAGGCGTGTCGCGCGACAGCGTGCGCTCGCACGATAACTTCAAGGCCAAGCTCGAATTGCCGTTTACCTTGGTATCGGATGCCGACG belongs to Paraburkholderia flagellata and includes:
- a CDS encoding polysaccharide deacetylase family protein; this translates as MARIVLKIDVDTLRGTREGVPNLARIFDRYKARATFLFSLGPDHTGWALRRVLRPGFLKKVSRTSVVEHYGVKQLMYGVLLPGPDIGVEAAAEMRAIHEAGFECGIHTWDHVYWQDNVRKRDAQWTARQMQKSHDRFTRIFGTPPVTHGAAGWQMNEAAFEQIDTWGMKYASDGRGHSPYRPVVAGRTLNHVQMPTTLPTLDEVLGVDGVDTDTVAAWMLKRTENNPHDQVFTLHAELEGQKLAPVFEQLLAGWRAQGHTFATMGDYHATLDPASLPSYPVTWGEIAGRSGELIVQPD
- a CDS encoding peroxiredoxin, which gives rise to MTIAVDHPVPDFTAPATGGDFTLSSLKGSKVVLYFYPKDNTPGCTTEGLQFRDLSPKFKKAGAQIVGVSRDSVRSHDNFKAKLELPFTLVSDADEALCTLFDVIKLKKMYGKQVRGIERSTFLIDAAGVLRQEWRGIKVPGHVEEVLEAVQAL